The segment GCCCCACCATCTGCTTGCTCCCGATCAGGCAGTAGCTCATGCCGCAGCCAGGCTCGCActgcgccgccggcgagcctgCTGCGGCGGCGTCGTCTGCTGCTGCGTCGGTGGCGTCGTTGTTGCACCCGCTGGTGGATGTCTCGCCGCCGCTCGCGGTGCTCAtggacgacgccgccgccgccgccgccgcttcggCCTCGGCCTCGACCTCGGCGCGGTACACGGACGCGCGTATCTCCGTCGCCCTGCGGCGCATGGACGACGGCTCGGCGGAGCAGTTGCACGTCTTGACGAGCGCGCTGTCGACGCGGTAGCTGTTGCTCAGCACCTTGAGCGACGGCGTctggaagaagagggaggagtctCGGCGGCGGTGATGATGGCGCCGGGCTTCTGCAGGCGGCGACGGATCCGGCGGTGgcgggtcgtcgtcgtcgtcgggctGCTCCTGGGGCTCGTTCAGCGCCTGGTGGATGAGAGCCAGCCACCTGGACGCCGGCTCGTTGTCCTCCACCACCAGCACGTTCCCGGCGGTCAGGGGAACTATCTCCTGAAACCTACGTACTCGTGGCGTCAGATTAAATTCAGAGACATGCAACACCTACGTATGCCAAAAGATATGGAGTCCAAATCCAAACACAAATTATACGAAACATTTCGACATGTGAAATTTGGCCGTACCCTAAGACGTAAATGTCAGGTGATTCTTCAACCTGGAGAAAATCTTGCAGGTTAAGCCTGTTACTCGGAGTCTTTCCTCCAACATTCCATGTAGCAACAAACATCCTGCATCCATGAATTAGATGGGGGTCACCATGGCCATATCATCTTTTGTAGGAGTAGGAGTAGTACTACATGATTTGATCATAGTCAAATAAGGTTCAAATCAATTGAACATCATCGTGATTACTGGTACTGGCGTGTATCATCCTTCTGCCTATTGGGCAAATCCACATAGTGCAGGCTCGCGCTCTTCAACCGTGCCCGTGCTGCATTGCAGCTCTGTGGATCTGAAACATCAACGAAATTTTATATATTTGCAAAGACTATCTGAAATGTGTCATGGGCAATTCCAACCAATTTTCCATATTGCTGTAAAACTGAAATTGAATGATGATGCAAGCAGCTCACAAAATACAGAAGTTGCTAACCTGCAACATTCAGGTCCTTCCCTTGCATGGCGAAGACGTTGGAAATGACGCACTGTGAGCACAAATTAAACGGCGCAATCAGAAATGCACATTGCAGAATATAATCCTGTTTCCTGTTTTCACCATGGTTACAGTACTGTTGGATTGCAAGACGTTGAGGACCTGATCGCTACCTGTCTCCTCGTTGTAGTTCACGTGATCTGTTGCTTGAGAAGGAACACGAAGGTTTCCGCCATTTCTGCCGCTCCGAGTTTGACGCGAAGGATGCTCTGCTCATCCAAGCTATTCGAGAGAGAAATGTGGGGAGGTAGACGACGGAGAAAGGGGCAGGGGAAACGGAGGGTCATTGGGTGGTTGGGAGGGACTTGTGTGGAAGGCTGCTTGAAATGCCACGAAAGCAGGGCATGGTGTTCGTTTGCCCCGGTCAACTTTTTTTCTCCCTCGTTTCTCCTGTTCTCAAGGCCAGCTTAAAAAAATTGAAATATGAACAAAAGGCCAAGTTCTAAGGATTTTGTATAACTTCGAATAAAACCCTATAATTTCTGAAATAGTTGTTCCTCATGAGCAGTCTTTTGATTTGACTCTCATGTCCTACTCAGAACTTCATTAGCGATTATTGTGATCTGAAATAGTTGTTCCTATGACGTGGATGATATCATTCCTAGTGGACTCCAGCTGCTTTGTCAAGAGGAGATTATAATTTGCACATTAGGCCTTAGCTTCATGGCGAAGGGTTGATCACGCAGTTaggccttagagcatctccaacgatAGGAGAAAATCTCAAAACCCAAAAACTAGTTTATTGGTGGAGCTCTGATATTGTTTTGAGGATTTTAAAAAGACATCTCCAACAGAACTAGAAAATCTCACCCCCCAATGTCTTCTCTACATAACCCCAAAATTATCTAGGGTGGACTATTTCACCCATagaactataaaaccggatattctactaTCTAAACTTTCAAAACTGATCGAATAACTCCCTCAAGTGGTtttggagggtggttttgtcttttttttatttctaataaatctttgaaaaatcataataaatcacaaaaaaatcataaaataaaaaatttaattttgttgtaccctgataagtagatctactaaagtataccatattatatattcactgtgtagatctattcattaggagtccaacaaaattgaaaattttattttatgatttttcaaagattcaacggaaataaatttaaaaagaaaaagacaaaccaCCCTCCAAAACCACTCGAATGGTTATTTGactggttttgaaagttcaaggggtagaatatccggttttatagtttaaGATGTGAAATAGTCCACCCTAGATAGTGTGGGGGGTTATATAGACTTTTTCTATATCTTCTGTGACATGTGAGCCCAATTTATCATTCACAGTCTTTCTTCTATTTTTTCTCTCCCACCACCTATTCATTCCTCACAACCTCTAACTCTCTGAGCGTCGCATTGGCGCATCCTCTTCCTCCGTCACCACTCCCTCCTTTCCTACACTCCTCCCATACTGCTCCTCCTCAGCCACCTCTCCTCACTGTCATCATCTCATTTGTTGGGCATATCACCAAGCCGCACCGCATCTTCTTCCACCGCCGCGCTCTCTCTTCCTCTGCCGTCCTCCTGCCTCCTACTTCGAGATCGCCAATAACTTGGAAGACGCGAGTTGCGTGCTACCGCTCATATTGGGGGCGAGTCCAAGTCCCTCATCTTTGAGAGGTCGTGGTCTAGATTTTGAGCGGGTGAGAAAAATTTAGCTCATTGGAAGTGAAATTGGGGTACTAGAGCTCTCAAATCTCTCAAATTATAGTTTTTTCTTATCGGTTGTGGAAATTTAGGCCTTAGCTAGCGAAGGGTTAATTGCACAGTTGGGCCACAGGCCTTACCTTGGCAGCAAAATGTTTATGGCACAATTTTATGGCACAATTGCCTTGTTCGATCTCTTGACCTGAGGTCTAGAGTTCAAAGCCATCTTACCCAGCACCAGCTGAGCTTGGTATTTTCTCTTTTCCTTCCTTTTCTTTTAACAAAAAAAAcatcttttttctctctctaatCTAAACAAAAAATCATGAACGATTTCTGTGTTGTCCTCTTCTTCTCCGACCTGTATTCCGCATTCCATCTTATATAT is part of the Sorghum bicolor cultivar BTx623 chromosome 10, Sorghum_bicolor_NCBIv3, whole genome shotgun sequence genome and harbors:
- the LOC8065501 gene encoding type I inositol polyphosphate 5-phosphatase 5 isoform X2, translated to MQGKDLNVADPQSCNAARARLKSASLHYVDLPNRQKDDTRQYQMFVATWNVGGKTPSNRLNLQDFLQVEESPDIYVLGFQEIVPLTAGNVLVVEDNEPASRWLALIHQALNEPQEQPDDDDDPPPPDPSPPAEARRHHHRRRDSSLFFQTPSLKVLSNSYRVDSALVKTCNCSAEPSSMRRRATEIRASVYRAEVEAEAEAAAAAAASSMSTASGGETSTSGCNNDATDAAADDAAAAGSPAAQCEPGCGMSYCLIGSKQMVGLFLSVWVKRELVEHIGHLRVDCVGRGIMGWLGNKGCIAISMTLHRTSFCFVCSHLASGEKEGDELRRNADVAEIIRSAHFPRACKLPASHRVPEKILDHDRMIWLGDLNYRVSLSYEETRTLLEENDWDELLKKDQLIIEREAGRVFSGWNEGKICFAPTYKYTHNSDAYAGETAKSKKKRRTPACVGATGYCGTATASSSCSTCAASPGSPTTVRCVACSPSRWTPTTAAR
- the LOC8065501 gene encoding type I inositol polyphosphate 5-phosphatase 5 isoform X1, whose protein sequence is MQGKDLNVADPQSCNAARARLKSASLHYVDLPNRQKDDTRQYQMFVATWNVGGKTPSNRLNLQDFLQVEESPDIYVLGFQEIVPLTAGNVLVVEDNEPASRWLALIHQALNEPQEQPDDDDDPPPPDPSPPAEARRHHHRRRDSSLFFQTPSLKVLSNSYRVDSALVKTCNCSAEPSSMRRRATEIRASVYRAEVEAEAEAAAAAAASSMSTASGGETSTSGCNNDATDAAADDAAAAGSPAAQCEPGCGMSYCLIGSKQMVGLFLSVWVKRELVEHIGHLRVDCVGRGIMGWLGNKGCIAISMTLHRTSFCFVCSHLASGEKEGDELRRNADVAEIIRSAHFPRACKLPASHRVPEKILDHDRMIWLGDLNYRVSLSYEETRTLLEENDWDELLKKDQLIIEREAGRVFSGWNEGKICFAPTYKYTHNSDAYAGETAKSKKKRRTPAWCDRILWHGDGIEQLQYLRGESRFSDHRPVCGVFAVEVDTHDSSKMKRGYYSVNARMGHDKPA